GCTAACTTGGCGGAAGCAAGGTGCTACAATAATAGTTGTATCAAATGAAGTGCTGGATGAACTGCCTTCACAATATGAGGAAGTAAATTTATATCGTAAATTGTTGGGAGAGTTTCACCAATGGATTGTCCAAAATAGTGATGAAGCGTATGAAGTACAATTTCAGCTTGTACAGCGGTGGAAGTAAGGAGGAAGCAAGTTGAAAAATAGCTGGAGCGGTTTTTTATTGGCGTGGCAGTTTTTTTCGGCAGTGCCGGTAAAAAAACAGCTGGATATGAATGCCAAGTCTGTTACATGGATGTATGGATTTCTGCCGATTGTCGGATTGCTGATGGGATCCATAATTAGTAGTGGCGTATTTATATTATCTCGCTATAGTGAGATTTCGGACCTGTTGTTGGCAATTTTGATTGTGATCGGGATGATCGTCCTGACAGGGGGGCTGCATTTAGACGGATGGATCGATATGAGCGATGCGTTCTTTTCCTATGGAGAAAAGGAGAAACGGTTGGAGATATTGGATGATCCGCATACAGGCGCTTTTGGGGTAATAAGTGTTTTTTGTTTACTAGTATTAAAAATCGGCGTTATTTATGAAATGCTGTTGCATGGTCAATTGGCGATTGTGCCGTTTTTAATCTTCATTCCTTTTATAGCGAGAATGGGGATGCTGTTATATTTTGTAACGATGCAGCCTGCAAAGGAAAAGGGACTCGCTGCCTATTTTAAAGGAATCGTCATTCAAAATAAGCTTGCTGTTTTAATCGGCGTTCAAAGTATTCTGGCATTTGTATGCTGGTTTTACGTTGGCGTTTTCAACTTATTTATTTTGGTCGTAATAATGCTGATTGCTGTTGTTATTTACCGGAATTGGTCAAAGAAACATTTTGGCGGTGTAACAGGTGATTTACTCGGAGCACTCGGTGAAGGGTTGGAGGTTGTCCTATGGCTAACGATATTACTGTGCATTTAATCAGACATGAAAAAACGAAAGCAAATATGGAGCGCAAATATATTGGCTGGACAGATGAGCCGATCCAAAAAAAAGTGGAAGCCGAGATCGATCTGCAGCCTGCTATCATTTATGGGAGCGATTTGCGGAGATGCCGAGAAACTGCCCAATGCTATTTTCCGAATGCCGAATTTATCGCATCAAGGGAATTGCGTGAGCT
This genomic window from Solibacillus sp. FSL R5-0449 contains:
- the cobS gene encoding adenosylcobinamide-GDP ribazoletransferase, coding for MKNSWSGFLLAWQFFSAVPVKKQLDMNAKSVTWMYGFLPIVGLLMGSIISSGVFILSRYSEISDLLLAILIVIGMIVLTGGLHLDGWIDMSDAFFSYGEKEKRLEILDDPHTGAFGVISVFCLLVLKIGVIYEMLLHGQLAIVPFLIFIPFIARMGMLLYFVTMQPAKEKGLAAYFKGIVIQNKLAVLIGVQSILAFVCWFYVGVFNLFILVVIMLIAVVIYRNWSKKHFGGVTGDLLGALGEGLEVVLWLTILLCI